CGTGCAGAAGATCATGCCGCGGTAGTCGTCGAGCAGCCGCGACGTCGGCAACAGGTCGGCGGCGCCGCGCCGCAGATAGCCGCCGCCGCGCTCGAGGATGCCGGTGCCGGTGTCGGCGAAGCCGATCGCGGCGATCAGCGCCGCGTCGACCTTGTCGCGTTGGGAGTTGAACGTGGCGGCACCGCGTACGGCGTCGTCCAGGCCGCTGAACAGATCCGGGGCCGCGTCGGCGTAGATCTCGGAGAGATCGGCCAGACCGGCAATGTCGCGACGCAGGGGAACCATACGGGCGTTCAGGTCATCGAGAATCGTGTTGCCGTCGACGAGGGCGGCGCCGAACCGGCCACCGAGGCCGCTCAACGCCTGCGCGGTCGCGCTCAACGTCTGGTTCAGCGCGACCGGGTCGACCTGTTCGGTGATGTTCATGATGGTTTCGAACAGCGTGTTGAACTCGGTGGTCACCCCGGTCGCGTCGATCGGGACCGACTCCGACGCGCGTTGCACGCTCGGGCGTTGCGGTGAACGTAGCGCGACGTACTTGTTGCCGAACACCGTGGTGGCCGTGACCGACGCCTCGACGTTGGCCGGCAGCAGCGGCACATAGCGGGGATCGACGTCGAGCAGCACCCGCGCCCGGTCACCGCCCTCGGTGCCGACGTCGGCGACTCGGCCGATCGGGACACCGTTGTAGGTCACCTTCGCGCCGGGGTCGAGGACCAGACCCGCGCGCGAGGTCAGCAGCGTGAGCGTGATCCTGGGTTCGAACGCCCCGCGGAACGACTGGCCGACGAGCACGAGGATCAGTGCCGTGATCGCGAGCGCGACGACCCCGGCGGTTCTGTACCGCGGTTTGCGGCGCTCGACAGACACTTTGAGACACTAGGGCATGGCCAGCCGCCGTACCGCCGATCCGGCGAAGACACTCGAAGCGGTATCCGCCGTTGCGGATTGGCTGCGTGACCCGCACCGCGACCAGCCCGCGCGCCCTCAACTGGCAGAAGCCGTGCGCCTCACGGCCCGCACACTTGCGGCGCTGGCCCCCGGCTCAAGTGTGGAGGTGCGGGTGCCGCCATTCGTTGCTGTGCAATGCATATCGGGACCCAGGCACACCCGCGGCACGCCGCCCAACGTGGTCGAGACCGATCCGCGGACCTGGCTGCTGCTCGCCACCGGCCTGCTGGACATCGCCGACGCCGCCGGTGCGGTGCAGATGTCCGGTTCGCGGGCGTCCGAGGTGGCGCGCTGGCTGCCCGTCGTGCGCATCGACCCGTGACCTCAGCGGAAGTACGGATACTCCTGCACCCAGTGGAAACCACGGCTGCGCAGCGTGAATTGGTCCGGGTCCACCTGGTCCAGCGCGATGCGCACCGGGCGGCCCGCCAGCTCGCCGTCGAGTTCCATGTGCTGCGGATCCTTGCGTGACACCCGGAAATCGGCGAGCGTGGTCCCGTCGGCGTCGGACACCGTGATGGTGTCGTCGCCGAACTCGGCAGGTGCAGGCACCAGCGCGCCGTCCATGCGCTGATACGTCAGCAGCCCCGGCTCGTCGAAAACCACGTGCTTCCAGCGCATCTGATCCGTGCTCAACGGCGGCACGGGCCTGCCGTCGACGACGAACTCGCGCACCGCCCAGATGCCGTACAACTCCGGTCTGTCCCGGCCGCCGCCGTACTCGAACCAACCGCTGCCCGAGATCACCACACAACCGATCAACGCCCAGAGGCCCAGCGCGGCCTGCACGCCCGCGGAGATGCGGCGCGCCCGCGCAGTCTCGAACAGTTCCGGCTGGCTCAGCGGACCCGAAGCACGCTGCAGCACGAACAGATCCACCAGACGGCGCACCTGCGGGGCGAGCAGCACGAAGCTCATCAACAGCAGGTGCCCGGACAGGATCTTGACGGGCACGTCGAACGTCATGTTCAGCAGGAACACCTGCGCCATGCTCGCCAACCCCACCAGCGCACCCAGCGTCGCGGTCCTCGGCACGAACAGCAGGACACCCGCGAGCACCTCGACCGCGCCCAGCGTCATCTCATAGGCGAACGAGCTGCCGACCTGAAGCCACAACACCGACGCGGGACTGAACTCGCCGTACGGTTGCAGCAGCGCCGCGAGCCCCGGTGCGGGCATCTGCGTCGGGATGAGCTTGGCGATCCCGTAGAACAACATCTGCCCGGCCACGCACAACCGCAGAAACGTCAGGAACCACGCCCACAACCGCGTGTAGTCCGCGCGGGCGCGGTCGAGGACCGACCACACCACCGTGGCGACCACCGCGACGGTGAACACACAGAACACCAGTAGCCAGATGACCAGCTGATCTCCGCTGCCCGAATCGAGTTTCAGCGAGGCGTCGACACCGAACACCGTGCGCCCCACCCACCCCAGCAGCGGGTCGAGCAGCACCATCTGCCACAGGATCGCCCGGTCCGGCAGATAGTGGCCGACGAAACCGGCGAACACGAACAGGATCTGGGCGAACACCAGGCAGAACAGGCCGAAATAGACGAAGCAGAAGCGAAATGCGACCTTCGTCGCGATCGACCACGGCTGATCCTCGACCCTCGGTTGCCCGGGAGGTTCACTCGTCACGAGTCGCGTGTTCCCTTCTCGAAAGTGCCGCGGCCGCTCTCTACTGCTACAGGTGTTCGTCCCTGCGGACAAGCGAATTCCGTTCAGCCGAGGCCCCCGGCGGCACCGGACGTGACGCCCGCGCCGCGACACCGACGTGTCGCACGACACGTCACCGATTCCCGTCAGCGGGCCTACGGCCCGTAGACTGGATCGCGTCACCCACAGCCCATTCCGGGAGCAGCCATATCGTGATCGGCCACGACGACAACGAGCCCGAAAATGAACCCCGCGAGGAATGTGGCGTCTTCGGCGTCTGGGCTCCGGGCGAAGAAGTTGCCAAGCTGACCTATTACGGGCTCTACGCCCTGCAGCACCGTGGCCAGGAGGCCGCCGGTATCGCGGTCGCCGACGGCTCGCAGGTGCTGGTGTTCAAGGATCTGGGCCTGGTCAGTCAGGTCTTCGACGAGCAGACGCTGGCCGCCATGCCGGGGCACGTCGCCATCGGCCACTGCCGGTACTCCACCACCGGGTCCACCACCTGGGAGAACGCCCAGCCCGTGTTCCGCACCACCGCGGCGGGCACCGGCGTCGCACTCGGACACAACGGCAACCTGGTCAACACCGCCGAACTGGCCGCCCGCGCACGTGACAACGGGCTGATGGAACTCAAGGGCGGCCCCGCGGCGACCACCGACTCCGACATCCTCGGTGCGCTGCTCGCGCACGGCGCGGCCGACGCGACGCTGGAACAGGCCGCCCTCGAACTGCTCCCCACCGTGCGTGGCGCGTTCTGCCTGACGTTCATGGACGAGAACACGCTCTACGCCGCGCGCGATCCGCACGGCGTGCGGCCGCTGTCGCTGGGCCGTCTGGACCGCGGCTGGGTGGTCGCCTCGGAAACCGCGGCGCTCGACATCGTCGGCGCCTCGTTCGTCCGCGACATCGAACCCGGCGAACTGCTGGCGATCGACGCCGACGGCGTGCGCTCCACACGCTTCGCCAACCCCGAACCCAAGGGCTGTGTCTTCGAGTACGTGTACCTGGCCCGCCCGGACAGCACGCTCGTCGGCCGCTCGGTGCACGCGACCCGCGTCGACATCGGCCGCCGCCTGGCGCGTGAACATCCCGTCGAGGCCGACCTGGTGATCGGCGTACCGGAATCGGGCACGCCCGCCGCGGTCGGATACGCGCAGGAGTCCGGCATCCCGTTCGGCCAGGGCCTGATGAAGAACGCCTACGTGGGCCGCACCTTCATCCAGCCGTCCCAGACCATCCGCCAGCTGGGCATCCGCCTCAAGCTCAACCCGCTGCGCGAGGTGATCCGCGGCAAGCGGCTCGTCGTGGTCGACGACTCGATCGTGCGCGGTAACACCCAGCGCGCGCTGGTGCGGATGCTGCGCGAGGCCGGTGCGTTGGAGGTGCACGTGCGCATCGCGTCCCCGCCGGTGCGGTGGCCCTGCTTCTACGGCATCGACTTCGCCACCCCGGCCGAGCTGATCGCCAACGCCGCCTCGCAGGAGCACGAAGGCGAGATGCTCGAAGCCGTGCGGCACGCGATCGGCGCCGACAGCCTGGGCTACATCTCGCAGCAGGGCATGATCGCGGCCACCGAGCAGCCGGCATCGCGGCTGTGCTCGGCGTGCTTCGACGGCAAGTATCCGATCGAGCTGCCCGGCGAGACCGCGCTCGGCAAGAACGTCATCGAGCACATGCTGGCTTCCGCGCACGCGAGGAGCGAATCCGGCCCCGCGGCTCGCAGTGGTATCCCCGCGGCGCAGAACGACAACGCCTCGGCATTGCGCCGACCCTGATCCGGTTCACCCGGAGAGCAGCCTGGCGACGCGCCGGTGCAGCAGCAGACGGCGCACCGGCCACACCGTCGCGGCATGGACCTGGCCGAGCAGGCCGCGCGCACGCCGCACGCTGCGGTGGACCACCGCGGCGTCGCTCTCGGCCGTGAGTTCCAGCCACGTCTGGCCCAGCCGGTCACGCTTCGTCATCGTCCGGGTTCCTTCTGCGCTGTCCGGCACCACATGCCAGCCGCGTCGACCCCAACCCGCGTCGTCAGCCACGCGCCGCAGCGCCGTCGCAGGATCGGCGCCGCCCGGCCGCGTCGTCGTCGTGGATCCGGCCACCCGGACCGGGGCGCCCGACCAGTCCGGGTCACTGGGCAACGGGTCCGCTGGCTCGCCCGACCAGGTGGTTGCGATGTCCGCGCGCATCTGGCACGCCAATGCCAGCGCGACGGCGTCACGGTAGGGCGTCAGCCCGCCCGGCGGCGGTGGGATCACGGCATCGATGTCGTGTTCACCGCAGATCGCGTCGCAGTGCAGCGATTCCACCAGCGGACGCGCCAGGCCCGACGGGATGGGCGTGACCAGCCCGACCCACCAGCTCGCGATCGCCGGCGTCAACCACGGCAACACCACCATCCGGCGCCGCCGCAGGCCGGCCACCTCGGCGTAGGTCTGCATCATGTCGCCGTACCGCAGCACGTCCGGCCCGCCGACGTCCCAGGCGCGACTCTGCGGGAAGCGCGCGGACGCCGATTCGACGAGGTAGTACAAGATGTCGCGGACCGCGATCGGCTGGATCCGGTTGTGCACCCACTTCGGCGTCGTCATGACGGGCAGACGGTCGGTCAGGTGGCGGATCATCTCGAATGACGCCGACCCGGAGCCCACCACGACGCCGGCCTGCAGCACGACGGTGTCCACCCCCGATGCCATCAGCGTCTCGCCGACCAGCGTCCGCGAGGCCAGGTGCGGCGACAGCCGGGCATCGTTTGGGTGCAGGCCGCCGAGGTAGACGATGCGCTGTACACCCGACTCCCGGGCGACCTCGGCGACATTGGCGGCCGCCTCGCGTTCGGAGTCGGCGAAGTCGGTGGCGGTGCCCATCGAGTGCACCAGGTAGTAGAGGACGTCGACGCCGGCGAAGGCGTTGCGCAGTGACTCCAGGTCGGAGAGGTCGCCGCGGGCCACCTCGACGTCGTCGCGCCACGGAACGCCGGACAGTTTCTGCGGGCTGCGGGCCAGCACCCGCACGTCATGACCCGCGGCCGTCAGCAGCGGTGTCAAACGGCCGCCGACGTACCCGGTGGCCCCGGTAACCAGACAGTGCGCCAGAACGGTCTCCTTCCGGGTTCGTGTGGAGGCAGTGGGTCCGTAACGGATTTGCCCGAAAGAGTCGGATCGAAACGGCCCGCAGCGCGGTGAGGTCCCGGTCGGGCTGCCGCGGCGCGGGCACGACCGGTAGATTTAGGCGCGATGACCGATCGCGAAGACTCCGTTTCCAGTGATGCAATCTCCTACGCGTCGGCCGGGGTCGACATCGAAGCTGGCGATCGCGCCGTGGAGTTGTTCAAGCCCCTGGCCGCCAAGGCCACCCGCCCCGAGGTCCGCGGCGGCCTCGGCGGTTTCGCGGGCCTGTTCGCCCTCAAGCGTGACTATCGAGAGCCGGTACTGGCCTCCTCCACCGACGGCGTCGGCACCAAACTGGCGATCGCCCAGGCGATGGACAAGCACGACACCGTCGGCCTCGATCTGGTCGCGATGGTCGTCGACGACCTCGTGGTGTGCGGCGCCGAGCCGCTGTTCCTACAGGACTACATCGCCGTCGGGCGCACCGTGCCCGAGCGCGTCAGCGCCATCGTGGCAGGCATCGCCGAAGGCTGTGTACGGGCCGGCTGCGCCCTGCTGGGCGGTGAGACCGCCGAACACCCGGGCCTGATGGAACCGGACCACTACGACATCTCCGCGACCGGTGTGGGCATCGTGGAGGCCGACGACGTGCTGGGCCCCGAGCGGGTGCGGCCCGGCGACGTCATCATCGCCATGGCCTCCAGCGGTCTGCACTCCAACGGCTACTCACTGGCCCGCAAGGTCCTGCTGGAGATCGACCGGATGAACCTCGCGGGCCACGTCGAGGAGTTCGGCCGCACGCTCGGTGAGGAGCTGCTGGAACCCACCCTGATCTACGCCAAGGACTGCCTGGCGCTGGCCGCCGAGACCCAGGTGCGCACCTTCTGCCACGTCACCGGTGGCGGTCTGGCGGGCAACCTCGAACGCGTCATCCCGCACGGTCTGACCGCCGAGCTGGACCGCGGTACCTGGACCCCGGCGCCGGTGTTCGGCATGATCGCTCAGCGCGGTCGGATCGAACGCGCCGAGATGGAGAAGACGTTCAACATGGGTGTCGGCATGGTCGCCGTGGTCGCTCCCGAGGACACCGATCGTGCTCTGGCCATACTGACCGCCCGGCATCTGAATTGCTGGACGCTCGGCACGGTCAAGAAGGGCGGCAAGGACAGTGTGCGCGCCCAGCTGGTCGGCCAGCACCCGCGGTTCTAGGAAGCGGGGGTGGTGAGGACGTCGGCCGGCTCAGCGCCGCCAGTCGTCCTCGGTCGCCCAGTCGTCGTCGGCGTCGTTGACACCGTCGGAGGCGGAACCGCCCGACAGCTCGCGCTGGAGCCGTTCAAAATCGGTTTGAGGTGAGCTGTACTTGAGCTCACGTGCAACCTTGGTCTGCTTTGCCTTCGCCCGGCCGCGGCCCATGGGGGGACCCCCTCGCGCAATAACGGAGCGGCCCAATTTCTAGGCGGCTCCGATCTGAGTGTCTTTTTTGTCCTGCCGACACTTTACCGTGCCCGCGGGTCTGGCGCTG
This region of Mycolicibacterium goodii genomic DNA includes:
- a CDS encoding MCE family protein, with product MSVERRKPRYRTAGVVALAITALILVLVGQSFRGAFEPRITLTLLTSRAGLVLDPGAKVTYNGVPIGRVADVGTEGGDRARVLLDVDPRYVPLLPANVEASVTATTVFGNKYVALRSPQRPSVQRASESVPIDATGVTTEFNTLFETIMNITEQVDPVALNQTLSATAQALSGLGGRFGAALVDGNTILDDLNARMVPLRRDIAGLADLSEIYADAAPDLFSGLDDAVRGAATFNSQRDKVDAALIAAIGFADTGTGILERGGGYLRRGAADLLPTSRLLDDYRGMIFCTIRNYHDVAPELDRALGGDNGYSLAAAGTPSSIGAGNVYVYPDNLPRVNAKGGPEGRPGCWQKITRELWPAPYLVMDTGLSIAPYNHVELGSPMFVDYVWGRQVGAPTINP
- a CDS encoding sterol carrier family protein, encoding MASRRTADPAKTLEAVSAVADWLRDPHRDQPARPQLAEAVRLTARTLAALAPGSSVEVRVPPFVAVQCISGPRHTRGTPPNVVETDPRTWLLLATGLLDIADAAGAVQMSGSRASEVARWLPVVRIDP
- a CDS encoding DoxX family protein, which encodes MTSEPPGQPRVEDQPWSIATKVAFRFCFVYFGLFCLVFAQILFVFAGFVGHYLPDRAILWQMVLLDPLLGWVGRTVFGVDASLKLDSGSGDQLVIWLLVFCVFTVAVVATVVWSVLDRARADYTRLWAWFLTFLRLCVAGQMLFYGIAKLIPTQMPAPGLAALLQPYGEFSPASVLWLQVGSSFAYEMTLGAVEVLAGVLLFVPRTATLGALVGLASMAQVFLLNMTFDVPVKILSGHLLLMSFVLLAPQVRRLVDLFVLQRASGPLSQPELFETARARRISAGVQAALGLWALIGCVVISGSGWFEYGGGRDRPELYGIWAVREFVVDGRPVPPLSTDQMRWKHVVFDEPGLLTYQRMDGALVPAPAEFGDDTITVSDADGTTLADFRVSRKDPQHMELDGELAGRPVRIALDQVDPDQFTLRSRGFHWVQEYPYFR
- the purF gene encoding amidophosphoribosyltransferase, translated to MIGHDDNEPENEPREECGVFGVWAPGEEVAKLTYYGLYALQHRGQEAAGIAVADGSQVLVFKDLGLVSQVFDEQTLAAMPGHVAIGHCRYSTTGSTTWENAQPVFRTTAAGTGVALGHNGNLVNTAELAARARDNGLMELKGGPAATTDSDILGALLAHGAADATLEQAALELLPTVRGAFCLTFMDENTLYAARDPHGVRPLSLGRLDRGWVVASETAALDIVGASFVRDIEPGELLAIDADGVRSTRFANPEPKGCVFEYVYLARPDSTLVGRSVHATRVDIGRRLAREHPVEADLVIGVPESGTPAAVGYAQESGIPFGQGLMKNAYVGRTFIQPSQTIRQLGIRLKLNPLREVIRGKRLVVVDDSIVRGNTQRALVRMLREAGALEVHVRIASPPVRWPCFYGIDFATPAELIANAASQEHEGEMLEAVRHAIGADSLGYISQQGMIAATEQPASRLCSACFDGKYPIELPGETALGKNVIEHMLASAHARSESGPAARSGIPAAQNDNASALRRP
- a CDS encoding NAD(P)H-binding protein, coding for MRYGPTASTRTRKETVLAHCLVTGATGYVGGRLTPLLTAAGHDVRVLARSPQKLSGVPWRDDVEVARGDLSDLESLRNAFAGVDVLYYLVHSMGTATDFADSEREAAANVAEVARESGVQRIVYLGGLHPNDARLSPHLASRTLVGETLMASGVDTVVLQAGVVVGSGSASFEMIRHLTDRLPVMTTPKWVHNRIQPIAVRDILYYLVESASARFPQSRAWDVGGPDVLRYGDMMQTYAEVAGLRRRRMVVLPWLTPAIASWWVGLVTPIPSGLARPLVESLHCDAICGEHDIDAVIPPPPGGLTPYRDAVALALACQMRADIATTWSGEPADPLPSDPDWSGAPVRVAGSTTTTRPGGADPATALRRVADDAGWGRRGWHVVPDSAEGTRTMTKRDRLGQTWLELTAESDAAVVHRSVRRARGLLGQVHAATVWPVRRLLLHRRVARLLSG
- the purM gene encoding phosphoribosylformylglycinamidine cyclo-ligase — translated: MTDREDSVSSDAISYASAGVDIEAGDRAVELFKPLAAKATRPEVRGGLGGFAGLFALKRDYREPVLASSTDGVGTKLAIAQAMDKHDTVGLDLVAMVVDDLVVCGAEPLFLQDYIAVGRTVPERVSAIVAGIAEGCVRAGCALLGGETAEHPGLMEPDHYDISATGVGIVEADDVLGPERVRPGDVIIAMASSGLHSNGYSLARKVLLEIDRMNLAGHVEEFGRTLGEELLEPTLIYAKDCLALAAETQVRTFCHVTGGGLAGNLERVIPHGLTAELDRGTWTPAPVFGMIAQRGRIERAEMEKTFNMGVGMVAVVAPEDTDRALAILTARHLNCWTLGTVKKGGKDSVRAQLVGQHPRF
- a CDS encoding DUF3073 domain-containing protein; the encoded protein is MGRGRAKAKQTKVARELKYSSPQTDFERLQRELSGGSASDGVNDADDDWATEDDWRR